A region from the Mesorhizobium sp. J8 genome encodes:
- a CDS encoding ATP-binding protein — MSEIWHSLLANLALVSILVVAWDLVADFTGRLPRLIQSLLLGLVMCAGSVISMATALSVSGFVVDLRAAFIGAAAFFGGWPAMLIATGGSIAYRVYLGGQGASVGIMSILITAVVGLAWHHVVAARSRTMLDILGLGVTVALAGLITLAVIPQQVLAGFVQQSTLPSLLFRFLGTFIIGVLLDRQQRRRDLAMSNMIYRAMVSELPDCLNVKDAAGRFVVANPATAEMMRAASAEDLIGKTDFDFYPKDVAERFRQDEMGTLETGQTSRIDQPALFPDGSQGWLYTLKAPFRDETGKIVGVITYNRDITEQKKNAQLKNDFISTVSHELRTPLTSIRGSLGLIAAGVAGELPPKAANLVNIAHNNSERLVLLINDILDMEKIESGVISFKIKQMPVRPVLEQAIAASSNYMAESRIRIVLVDDAPRAEANIDPDRLHQVMANLLSNAIKFSEHGGTVMVKLQRREGGMLRISVIDQGAGIPEEFRSRIFGKFEQADASSTRRKGGTGLGLSIVKTIVEKLGGAVSFETQEGKGTSFHVDLAEAQKQEAKPVIVERRSRKRDGRLRVLICEDEPDVAAVIAALLDAEGFSSDVAPDIDTAKALLGSRDYVALTLDIKLAGESGIKLFHDIRASQVNSDISVIVISAVADEARRSLNGKAVGIIDWLEKPVDPKRLHAAMGKIVGRRVEPKPTILHVEDDEGVLAVMSEGLGSGVSITSAKTLKDAQQAIASHRFDLVILDIALPDGSGLDLLATLPLETAVIVFSAAELDDKLGDRVQAIMTKTKASEIDVARLVRNMLVSTLNGAGAITQVKE; from the coding sequence ATGTCCGAGATATGGCACTCGCTCCTCGCTAACCTTGCCCTGGTCTCCATCCTGGTGGTCGCTTGGGATCTTGTGGCTGACTTTACCGGACGCCTTCCACGGCTGATACAGTCGCTGCTTCTCGGCCTGGTCATGTGCGCCGGCTCGGTCATCTCCATGGCGACGGCTTTGTCCGTCTCAGGTTTCGTCGTCGACCTGCGGGCCGCCTTCATCGGCGCAGCCGCCTTCTTCGGCGGATGGCCGGCTATGCTAATCGCTACCGGCGGCTCGATCGCCTACCGCGTCTATCTTGGCGGGCAGGGCGCCAGCGTAGGGATCATGAGCATCCTGATCACGGCCGTCGTGGGGCTTGCTTGGCACCATGTCGTCGCAGCCCGATCGCGCACCATGCTCGATATACTTGGCCTGGGCGTGACGGTGGCGCTCGCCGGGCTGATCACCCTTGCGGTCATCCCTCAGCAGGTCCTCGCGGGCTTCGTTCAGCAGAGCACGCTTCCATCCCTCCTGTTCCGGTTTCTCGGCACCTTCATTATCGGCGTGCTGCTCGACCGGCAGCAGCGGCGGCGCGATCTCGCAATGTCGAACATGATCTACCGCGCCATGGTCAGCGAGCTGCCGGATTGCCTTAACGTGAAGGATGCCGCCGGCCGCTTCGTGGTTGCAAACCCGGCCACTGCGGAAATGATGCGTGCCGCCTCGGCCGAGGACCTGATCGGCAAAACGGATTTCGATTTCTATCCGAAGGACGTGGCCGAACGCTTCAGGCAGGATGAAATGGGCACGCTGGAGACGGGGCAGACATCGCGCATCGATCAGCCCGCGCTCTTCCCGGACGGCAGCCAGGGCTGGCTCTATACATTGAAGGCTCCCTTCCGCGACGAGACCGGCAAGATCGTCGGCGTCATCACCTACAACCGCGACATCACCGAGCAGAAGAAAAACGCCCAGCTCAAGAACGACTTCATCTCAACCGTCAGCCACGAGCTGCGCACACCGTTGACGTCGATCCGCGGCTCGCTCGGGCTAATCGCGGCGGGCGTTGCGGGCGAATTGCCTCCCAAGGCGGCCAATCTGGTCAACATCGCTCACAACAACAGCGAGAGGCTCGTTCTTCTCATCAACGACATCCTGGACATGGAGAAGATCGAATCTGGCGTCATCAGCTTCAAGATCAAGCAGATGCCCGTGCGCCCGGTTCTGGAGCAGGCCATCGCCGCAAGCTCCAATTACATGGCCGAGAGCAGGATACGCATTGTCCTGGTTGACGACGCGCCGCGCGCCGAGGCCAATATCGACCCGGATCGCCTGCATCAGGTGATGGCGAACCTCCTGTCCAATGCGATAAAGTTTTCCGAGCACGGCGGCACCGTGATGGTGAAGCTGCAGCGCCGTGAGGGCGGCATGCTGCGCATCTCGGTGATCGATCAGGGCGCCGGCATTCCGGAGGAATTCCGCAGCCGCATATTCGGTAAGTTCGAGCAGGCCGACGCGTCCAGCACCCGCAGGAAGGGCGGCACGGGTCTCGGCTTGAGCATCGTCAAAACCATCGTGGAAAAGTTGGGTGGCGCCGTTTCCTTCGAAACGCAGGAAGGCAAGGGAACGTCGTTTCACGTCGACCTTGCCGAAGCGCAGAAGCAGGAGGCGAAACCGGTCATCGTCGAGCGCCGGTCACGCAAACGCGATGGCCGGCTGCGTGTCCTGATCTGCGAGGACGAGCCGGACGTCGCCGCGGTAATCGCCGCGCTTCTCGACGCGGAAGGCTTCTCCAGCGACGTTGCCCCCGACATCGACACCGCCAAGGCTCTCCTCGGCTCCCGCGATTACGTGGCGCTGACGCTCGACATCAAGCTGGCGGGGGAATCCGGCATCAAGCTCTTCCACGACATCAGGGCCTCGCAGGTCAATTCCGACATTTCCGTCATCGTCATCTCCGCTGTCGCCGACGAGGCCAGGCGTTCGCTGAACGGCAAAGCGGTCGGCATCATCGACTGGCTGGAGAAGCCGGTTGATCCGAAGCGCCTCCACGCCGCCATGGGCAAGATCGTCGGCCGCAGGGTGGAACCGAAGCCGACGATCCTGCATGTCGAGGACGACGAGGGTGTGCTTGCGGTGATGTCGGAAGGGCTGGGCTCGGGTGTCTCGATCACCTCGGCGAAAACGCTGAAGGATGCGCAGCAGGCGATCGCCAGCCATCGCTTCGATCTGGTCATCCTCGACATCGCGCTCCCGGACGGATCGGGACTGGATCTGCTTGCCACTCTGCCGCTCGAAACAGCGGTCATCGTGTTTTCGGCGGCGGAGCTGGACGACAAGCTGGGCGATCGGGTCCAGGCGATCATGACCAAGACCAAGGCGTCCGAGATCGACGTTGCAAGACTGGTCAGGAACATGCTGGTTTCGACCCTCAACGGTGCGGGAGCCATTACGCAAGTCAAGGAGTGA
- a CDS encoding RES family NAD+ phosphorylase → MTYSGRLYRALNPVYARQPMSGRGAELYGGRFSPKGMPALYASTSVLTALREANQVGDLQPTTLVAYRAEIEAVFDARDATALAAMGLDAMALADPTWRDQMRDYGEAHTQRFARALVAQGYSGLLVPSFAKGVAIGDFNLVLWRWGEVTPSRLELIDDEHRLG, encoded by the coding sequence ATCACCTATTCGGGCCGGCTCTACCGCGCCCTCAATCCGGTGTATGCCCGCCAGCCTATGTCGGGACGGGGTGCGGAGCTCTATGGAGGGCGTTTCAGCCCGAAAGGCATGCCGGCGCTCTATGCGTCGACCTCTGTCCTGACGGCTTTGCGCGAAGCCAACCAAGTTGGCGACCTGCAGCCGACGACGCTGGTCGCTTATCGTGCCGAGATCGAGGCCGTCTTCGATGCGCGCGACGCCACTGCTCTTGCAGCAATGGGTCTCGACGCGATGGCCCTCGCTGATCCGACATGGCGCGATCAGATGAGAGACTATGGCGAGGCGCATACGCAACGATTTGCCCGCGCGCTGGTCGCGCAAGGCTACAGTGGCCTGCTCGTGCCGAGCTTCGCCAAAGGCGTCGCAATCGGCGACTTCAATCTCGTTCTGTGGCGATGGGGTGAGGTTACCCCATCCAGGCTCGAGCTGATCGACGACGAGCACCGGCTCGGTTGA
- a CDS encoding antitoxin Xre/MbcA/ParS toxin-binding domain-containing protein, with protein sequence MGLARYADDGLFAPKKIADAFRTTSEEIARTAGLGKDAVQRRERVRSDKTQRRLREMVEIVNKVEPRFGSALMAYAWYRSEPLPGFSGQTAMQLVREGRASEVLDFIDAVDAGIYA encoded by the coding sequence ATGGGCCTGGCACGATATGCGGATGACGGGTTGTTCGCACCCAAGAAGATTGCAGACGCTTTCCGCACCACGAGCGAGGAGATTGCGCGCACCGCTGGTCTGGGCAAAGACGCGGTCCAGCGGCGGGAGCGGGTGCGCTCAGACAAGACGCAGCGTCGCCTGCGCGAAATGGTGGAAATCGTGAACAAGGTCGAGCCGCGATTTGGCTCCGCGCTCATGGCCTATGCCTGGTATCGGTCCGAGCCGCTGCCGGGATTTTCGGGACAGACCGCGATGCAGCTCGTTCGAGAGGGCCGCGCCAGTGAGGTCCTCGACTTCATCGACGCGGTCGATGCGGGGATTTACGCCTGA
- a CDS encoding NADH-quinone oxidoreductase subunit D has product MAEAAVRNFNINFGPQHPAAHGVLRLVLELDGEVVERVDPHIGLLHRGTEKLIEYKTYLQALPYFDRLDYVAPMCQEHAWCLAIEKLTGLTVPRRGQLIRVLYSEISRILSHLLNVTTQALDIGALTPPLWGFIEREKLMVFYERASGSRMHAAYFRPGGVHQDLPPDLVEDIGKWIDPFLKSLADLDRLLTDNRIFKLRNVDIGQISETDAWGWGFSGVMVRGSGAAWDLRKAQPYECYSEMDFDIPVGKNGDCYDRYLVRMEEMRQSAKIMRQCVDLLVKEGPGPISNPDGKIVPPNRAAMKRSMEALIHHFKLYTEGFRVPAGEVYAAVEAPKGEFGVYLVADGTNKPYRCKLRAPSFAHLQAMDLLCRGHLLADVTAVLGSIDIVLGDVDR; this is encoded by the coding sequence ATGGCCGAGGCCGCCGTAAGGAATTTCAACATCAATTTCGGCCCGCAGCATCCGGCGGCGCACGGTGTGCTTCGTCTTGTGCTCGAGCTCGACGGCGAGGTGGTCGAGCGCGTCGACCCTCACATAGGCCTGCTCCACCGCGGCACCGAGAAGCTCATTGAATACAAGACCTATCTCCAAGCCCTGCCTTACTTCGACCGCCTCGATTATGTGGCGCCGATGTGCCAGGAGCATGCCTGGTGCCTGGCAATCGAAAAACTCACGGGTTTGACCGTGCCGCGGCGCGGGCAATTGATACGTGTTCTCTACAGTGAGATATCGCGCATCCTTTCCCACCTTCTGAACGTCACCACACAGGCGCTGGATATCGGTGCGCTGACGCCACCCCTGTGGGGCTTCATAGAGCGCGAGAAGCTGATGGTTTTCTACGAGCGGGCCTCAGGCTCTCGCATGCACGCCGCCTATTTCCGACCCGGCGGAGTCCACCAGGACCTGCCGCCGGATCTCGTAGAGGATATCGGCAAGTGGATCGATCCGTTTCTGAAGTCCCTTGCTGACCTCGATCGGCTGCTTACCGACAACCGAATCTTCAAGCTTCGCAACGTCGACATCGGCCAGATCTCTGAGACTGACGCTTGGGGGTGGGGCTTCTCAGGCGTGATGGTGCGCGGCTCAGGCGCCGCGTGGGATTTGCGCAAGGCGCAACCCTATGAATGCTACTCGGAAATGGACTTCGACATTCCGGTGGGCAAGAATGGCGACTGCTACGACCGTTATCTCGTGCGCATGGAAGAGATGCGTCAGTCGGCCAAAATCATGCGCCAATGTGTCGATCTGCTGGTGAAGGAAGGCCCCGGGCCAATCTCCAATCCGGACGGAAAGATCGTGCCGCCCAATCGTGCCGCGATGAAGCGCTCGATGGAAGCGCTGATCCATCATTTCAAACTCTACACGGAAGGTTTTCGCGTGCCCGCCGGGGAGGTCTATGCAGCGGTCGAAGCGCCCAAAGGCGAGTTCGGCGTTTATCTGGTCGCGGACGGGACCAATAAGCCTTACCGTTGCAAGCTGCGGGCGCCGAGCTTCGCGCACCTGCAGGCGATGGATCTGCTCTGCCGCGGTCACCTGCTTGCGGATGTCACAGCTGTCCTCGGATCTATCGACATCGTGCTGGGAGACGTCGACAGATAG
- a CDS encoding amino acid ABC transporter ATP-binding protein has product MSAQVIIKARAVSKWYGQFHALKDINLTVRKGERIVICGPSGSGKSTLIRCFNRLEAHQEGEIVVNGVALHGRMSNIAAVRSNIGMVFQHFNLFPHMTVLMNCMAGPMWVKGVSATEARKTALQFLERVRIPEQANKFPVQLSGGQQQRVAIARSLCMKPDVMLFDEPTSALDPEMVSEVLETMTELARDGMTMVCVTHEMGFARAVADRVIFMDAGQIVEEGTPDTFFGNPRHDRTKLFLSQILKH; this is encoded by the coding sequence ATGAGCGCTCAGGTTATCATTAAGGCCCGAGCCGTTTCCAAATGGTACGGCCAGTTCCATGCGCTGAAGGATATCAACCTGACGGTCCGCAAGGGCGAACGCATCGTCATCTGCGGGCCTTCCGGTTCGGGCAAGTCGACGCTGATCCGCTGCTTCAACCGCCTCGAGGCGCATCAGGAGGGCGAGATCGTCGTCAACGGCGTCGCGCTGCATGGCAGGATGAGCAATATCGCCGCGGTGCGCTCCAACATTGGCATGGTCTTTCAGCATTTCAATTTGTTTCCTCATATGACGGTACTGATGAACTGTATGGCCGGACCGATGTGGGTCAAAGGTGTCTCGGCCACGGAAGCGCGCAAGACCGCCCTCCAGTTCCTGGAGCGGGTCCGGATTCCCGAGCAGGCCAACAAGTTCCCTGTCCAGCTTTCCGGCGGCCAGCAGCAACGCGTGGCTATCGCCCGCAGCCTGTGCATGAAGCCCGATGTCATGCTGTTCGACGAGCCGACCTCCGCGCTCGACCCGGAAATGGTCTCCGAGGTGCTGGAGACGATGACGGAGCTGGCGCGCGATGGCATGACGATGGTGTGCGTGACGCATGAAATGGGGTTTGCCCGCGCCGTGGCCGACCGCGTCATTTTCATGGACGCCGGACAGATCGTAGAGGAGGGCACGCCTGACACCTTTTTCGGTAACCCGCGCCACGATCGAACGAAGTTGTTTCTGAGCCAGATCTTGAAGCATTAG
- a CDS encoding amino acid ABC transporter permease — translation MLYPDTVEAEVLVHKPWFVATMFGVVLLVFMAFNMSGTGFAELLRPVIGEPSTSGLYGRFAVGFAIAVIFTLNVVLIGFAPLKLQIGIVWLELLLLFIAFFQTFHLSLPFIREKLPFLISQGVVTTLYVSAISIVIASVIAVAGAVAKLSNNGFAYAIASFYTSFFRGLPLLMQVYLIYLGLPQLGFVINAVPAGILALSLCYGAYMTEIFRSGIQSIDRGQWEASRSMGFGFTLTMRRIILPQALPVIIPPTGNQFISMLKDSSLVSVIGVWELMFLARTLGQKTFQHMEMLISAAVIYWVLSICLELIQSRIERHYARSKVR, via the coding sequence ATGCTCTACCCGGATACCGTCGAGGCCGAAGTCCTCGTTCACAAGCCCTGGTTCGTGGCGACGATGTTCGGCGTCGTCCTGCTGGTCTTCATGGCGTTCAACATGTCCGGCACCGGATTCGCCGAACTCCTGCGCCCGGTTATCGGCGAGCCGTCAACGAGCGGCCTCTACGGGCGCTTTGCCGTAGGTTTCGCCATCGCGGTGATCTTCACGCTGAACGTCGTCCTGATCGGCTTCGCACCGCTCAAGCTGCAGATCGGCATCGTATGGTTGGAGCTGCTGCTTCTGTTCATCGCCTTCTTCCAGACATTCCACCTCAGCCTGCCTTTCATCCGCGAGAAGCTGCCATTCCTGATCAGCCAGGGCGTCGTCACCACGCTTTATGTCTCGGCTATCTCCATCGTCATCGCTTCGGTCATCGCGGTGGCGGGCGCGGTCGCGAAGCTCTCCAACAACGGATTCGCTTATGCCATCGCCAGCTTCTACACCTCGTTCTTCCGGGGCCTGCCGCTGTTGATGCAGGTTTATCTGATCTATCTCGGGCTGCCGCAGCTCGGCTTTGTCATCAATGCCGTGCCGGCCGGCATCCTGGCGCTGTCGCTGTGTTACGGCGCCTACATGACCGAGATCTTCCGCTCCGGCATTCAGAGCATCGATCGCGGCCAGTGGGAGGCCTCGCGCTCCATGGGGTTCGGCTTTACCCTGACCATGCGCCGCATCATCCTGCCGCAGGCATTGCCGGTCATCATTCCGCCGACCGGTAACCAGTTCATCTCGATGCTGAAGGATTCCTCGCTGGTCTCCGTCATCGGTGTGTGGGAGCTGATGTTCCTGGCGCGCACGCTCGGACAGAAGACCTTCCAGCATATGGAAATGCTGATCTCGGCTGCCGTCATCTACTGGGTGCTGTCGATCTGCCTCGAGCTGATCCAGTCCCGCATCGAACGGCACTATGCCAGGAGCAAGGTGCGATGA
- a CDS encoding transporter substrate-binding domain-containing protein has translation MTFWSRRQLTMAALALALGAYPAHTGAVLDRVTAAGTLKVATDANWAPQSFMNANNELDGFDVDVAKEIGKRLGVKVEFVTPGWDIITAGNWAGRWDMHVGSMTPTKKRAEIFDFPAVYYYTPAAVAVHKDSKAKALADLDGKVVGATSTSTFEAYAKKDLTLDAAGAPPFEYKLNPKEVHSYENSTTAFDDLRLGDGVRLDAVVSSLPSILDAIKAGYPIKQLGEPVFYEPLAIAIEHGDSELSAKIADAVKAMKADGTLSKLSEKWYGQDYSKTN, from the coding sequence ATGACATTCTGGAGCAGACGACAGCTGACGATGGCCGCACTCGCGCTTGCGCTTGGTGCCTATCCCGCCCATACCGGCGCGGTGCTCGACCGGGTGACCGCCGCGGGCACGCTCAAGGTGGCGACCGACGCCAATTGGGCGCCGCAATCCTTCATGAACGCCAACAACGAGCTGGACGGCTTCGACGTGGATGTCGCCAAGGAAATCGGCAAGCGTCTCGGCGTCAAGGTCGAGTTCGTCACGCCCGGCTGGGACATCATCACTGCGGGCAACTGGGCTGGCCGCTGGGACATGCATGTCGGCTCGATGACGCCGACCAAGAAGCGGGCCGAGATTTTCGATTTTCCGGCGGTGTACTATTACACGCCGGCGGCGGTCGCGGTGCACAAGGACAGCAAGGCTAAGGCGCTCGCCGATCTCGACGGTAAGGTGGTCGGCGCTACCAGCACCTCTACCTTCGAAGCCTATGCCAAGAAGGACCTGACGCTCGACGCCGCCGGGGCGCCGCCATTCGAATACAAGCTCAATCCGAAGGAAGTCCATTCCTATGAGAATTCCACGACGGCCTTCGACGACCTTCGCCTCGGCGACGGTGTGCGCCTGGACGCGGTGGTGTCGTCGCTGCCGTCGATCCTGGATGCCATAAAGGCAGGTTATCCGATCAAGCAGTTGGGCGAACCGGTGTTCTACGAGCCGCTGGCCATCGCCATCGAGCATGGCGATTCGGAACTGTCGGCCAAGATCGCCGACGCCGTGAAGGCGATGAAGGCCGACGGCACGCTGAGCAAGCTCTCGGAGAAATGGTACGGCCAGGACTACTCTAAGACGAACTAA
- a CDS encoding alpha/beta fold hydrolase: protein MARCGQLDVEGVLLNWRLDGQGGMPLVCIHGVGSYLEAWNGVADRLKDRFAVLSFDLRGHGRSSRVKGRYEIDDFVGETLALADHLGFSTFHLAGFSLGGLIAQRLALTNAERLQKLVLLSTVAGRTLEERNAVRGRLAALMASDASAHHAASLSRWLTEDFLERNPEIIAELRRRDAENDRDCYAAAYRVLAETDFGGILDRITCPTLIVTGEADQGSSPRMARLMHEQIQDSELAILPGLRHSILIEAPALVAETMAGFLLSAGRGRGAVAHG, encoded by the coding sequence ATGGCACGTTGCGGCCAACTCGATGTCGAAGGCGTGCTGCTCAACTGGCGCCTGGATGGCCAAGGTGGCATGCCGCTGGTCTGCATCCACGGCGTCGGCTCCTATCTCGAAGCTTGGAACGGGGTGGCCGATCGGCTGAAGGATCGCTTCGCCGTCCTTAGCTTCGATTTGCGTGGCCATGGCCGCTCCAGCCGGGTCAAGGGTCGTTACGAGATCGACGATTTCGTCGGCGAAACGCTGGCGCTGGCCGATCATCTCGGGTTTTCCACCTTCCATCTGGCCGGCTTTTCCCTGGGCGGCCTGATCGCGCAGCGCCTTGCGCTGACGAATGCCGAGCGGCTGCAGAAACTGGTGCTGTTGTCGACGGTTGCTGGCCGCACCCTGGAGGAGCGAAATGCGGTGCGCGGCCGGCTGGCCGCGCTAATGGCAAGCGATGCCTCGGCGCATCACGCAGCCTCCCTGTCGCGCTGGCTGACGGAGGATTTTCTGGAGAGAAACCCTGAGATTATCGCGGAGCTGCGCCGGCGCGACGCCGAGAACGACCGTGATTGCTACGCCGCCGCCTACCGGGTTCTCGCCGAAACCGATTTCGGCGGCATTCTCGACCGCATCACTTGTCCAACGCTGATCGTGACCGGTGAGGCCGACCAGGGGTCCAGCCCGCGCATGGCGCGGCTGATGCACGAACAGATACAAGACTCCGAGCTCGCCATCCTGCCCGGGCTTCGCCACTCGATCCTGATCGAGGCGCCGGCGCTTGTCGCTGAAACGATGGCCGGCTTCCTGCTCAGCGCGGGCCGCGGGAGAGGAGCCGTCGCGCATGGGTAG
- a CDS encoding LLM class flavin-dependent oxidoreductase has protein sequence MRFAVSLTMERFSPDIPMARVKSNLLELARMADEGGFETLWTAEHHTIECTISPNPLMTLTWLAQHTEQIRLGTSTLVAPYWSPIRLAGEAALCDHLTGGRLEFGIARGSYQYEFDRMAGGMPQQEGVAYLKELVPAVKRLWAGDYAHEGHYWRFPLAAGVPKPLQMPHPPIWVAARDPGTFDWAVGIGASILSTPLSAPPAEIAVLGEKFRKAVADHPEVPRPRLMMQRRTCVYDREQDWEVAVGHAIDYGRAFENLFQNIGTVHNGFPEAVPYESVKGKDNYDPQNIRRNLMFGTPDEVIEKLLDYEAAGVDQYCLGLTFNLPFELQKKTIKLWIDEVMPVFAARERDRARQAARA, from the coding sequence ATGAGATTCGCCGTATCGCTGACCATGGAACGCTTCTCGCCCGACATCCCGATGGCGAGGGTGAAGAGCAATCTGCTCGAGCTCGCGCGCATGGCCGACGAGGGCGGGTTCGAGACACTGTGGACGGCGGAGCACCACACCATCGAATGCACAATCTCGCCCAACCCGCTGATGACGCTGACTTGGCTTGCGCAGCACACCGAGCAAATAAGGCTAGGCACGTCGACGCTGGTCGCGCCCTATTGGAGCCCGATCCGGCTGGCGGGGGAGGCAGCGCTCTGCGATCACCTGACCGGTGGGCGGCTGGAGTTCGGCATCGCGCGCGGTTCCTATCAGTATGAGTTCGACCGCATGGCCGGCGGCATGCCGCAGCAGGAAGGCGTCGCCTATCTGAAGGAGCTGGTGCCGGCAGTGAAGAGACTGTGGGCAGGGGACTATGCCCATGAGGGGCACTATTGGAGGTTTCCTCTGGCTGCCGGCGTGCCGAAGCCGCTGCAGATGCCGCACCCGCCGATCTGGGTGGCCGCGCGCGACCCTGGCACCTTTGACTGGGCGGTCGGCATAGGCGCTTCGATCCTGTCGACGCCTTTGTCGGCCCCACCCGCCGAGATCGCCGTGCTCGGCGAGAAATTCCGCAAGGCCGTCGCCGATCATCCGGAGGTGCCGCGGCCGCGCCTGATGATGCAGCGGCGGACCTGCGTCTATGATCGGGAGCAGGATTGGGAGGTCGCGGTCGGCCATGCGATCGACTACGGCCGCGCCTTCGAGAACCTGTTCCAGAATATCGGCACCGTGCACAATGGCTTTCCCGAGGCGGTGCCCTACGAAAGCGTGAAGGGCAAGGACAACTACGACCCGCAAAACATCCGCCGCAACCTCATGTTCGGTACGCCGGACGAGGTGATCGAAAAGCTGCTCGACTATGAGGCCGCGGGTGTCGACCAGTACTGCCTCGGCCTGACCTTTAATCTGCCGTTCGAGCTGCAGAAGAAGACGATCAAACTTTGGATTGACGAGGTGATGCCGGTCTTTGCCGCGCGCGAGCGCGACAGGGCGCGCCAGGCGGCGAGGGCATGA
- a CDS encoding aldehyde dehydrogenase, with the protein MKTTVASLEGSRQELFINGAFVAPTSGQYIDSFDPTTGRPWYRFAEAGAEDVGAAVEAARAAFADPAWRRMTQTDRGKLVSRLAELVRENADELALIETRDNGKLLKEMRAQMRAMPDSYTYFAGMADKLLGDTIPVNKLDMLNFNLREPIGVVGMITPWNSPLMLLTGTLAPCLALGNTVVVKPSEHASASTLALAELIMEAGFPAGVVNVVTGTGAAAGDALTRHPGIAKFVFTGSTGTGRRIAANAAQNLVPCSMELGGKSPHVVFGDVDIEHAVNGVVSGVFAAAGQTCVAGSRCFVEASAYEHFLEALVERTRRVRVGLPMREDTDIGPLALAEQLAKVETYVASGVRQGARIAAGGRRPQADELAGGWYFEPTVMTDAANGMEFMQEELFGPVVGVIPFSSEDEMIRLANDTRYGLASGIWTRDINRALRFAKNVEAGTVWINTYRASSFMSANGGFKESGYGRRGGFDAMEEFSRLKNVVIDYSGAMQDPFVIRLR; encoded by the coding sequence ATGAAAACGACGGTCGCATCGCTCGAAGGCTCGCGCCAGGAACTGTTCATCAACGGCGCGTTCGTGGCGCCGACAAGCGGGCAATATATCGACAGTTTCGACCCGACCACCGGCAGGCCCTGGTACCGGTTTGCCGAGGCCGGCGCCGAGGATGTCGGCGCGGCTGTCGAGGCTGCGCGCGCGGCCTTCGCCGATCCGGCCTGGCGGCGCATGACCCAGACCGATCGCGGCAAGCTGGTGAGCCGGTTGGCAGAACTGGTCCGGGAGAACGCCGACGAGCTGGCGCTGATCGAGACGCGCGACAATGGCAAGCTGCTCAAGGAAATGCGCGCGCAGATGCGCGCCATGCCCGACAGCTACACCTACTTCGCCGGTATGGCCGACAAGCTGCTCGGCGACACGATCCCCGTCAACAAACTCGACATGCTGAACTTCAACTTGCGCGAGCCCATCGGGGTCGTCGGCATGATCACGCCCTGGAATTCTCCGCTGATGCTGCTCACCGGCACGCTGGCGCCGTGCCTGGCGCTGGGCAACACGGTGGTCGTCAAGCCGTCGGAGCATGCTTCGGCCTCGACGCTGGCGCTGGCGGAGTTGATCATGGAGGCCGGCTTCCCCGCCGGCGTCGTCAATGTCGTCACCGGTACGGGTGCTGCTGCGGGCGATGCGCTGACCCGCCATCCAGGCATCGCCAAATTCGTCTTCACCGGCTCGACCGGAACCGGGCGGCGCATCGCCGCCAATGCCGCGCAGAACCTCGTTCCCTGCTCGATGGAGCTTGGCGGCAAATCCCCTCACGTTGTGTTCGGCGACGTCGATATCGAGCATGCCGTGAACGGCGTTGTGTCCGGTGTCTTCGCGGCCGCGGGCCAGACATGCGTCGCCGGCTCGCGTTGCTTCGTTGAGGCAAGCGCCTATGAGCATTTCCTAGAGGCGCTGGTCGAGCGCACGAGGCGGGTGCGGGTCGGGCTGCCTATGCGGGAGGACACCGATATCGGCCCGCTGGCGCTGGCTGAGCAGCTCGCGAAGGTGGAAACCTATGTCGCTTCTGGTGTGCGCCAGGGCGCGCGGATCGCGGCCGGCGGCCGGCGGCCGCAGGCGGACGAGCTGGCTGGCGGCTGGTATTTCGAGCCGACTGTGATGACCGATGCCGCCAACGGCATGGAGTTCATGCAGGAGGAGCTGTTCGGTCCCGTCGTCGGCGTCATCCCGTTCTCGTCCGAGGACGAGATGATCCGGCTCGCCAATGACACACGCTACGGACTCGCCTCAGGAATCTGGACCCGCGACATCAACCGCGCGCTGCGCTTCGCGAAGAACGTCGAGGCCGGCACGGTGTGGATAAACACCTATCGCGCCTCCTCCTTCATGTCCGCCAATGGCGGCTTCAAGGAGAGCGGCTACGGGCGGCGCGGCGGCTTTGACGCCATGGAGGAGTTCTCGCGGCTCAAAAACGTCGTCATCGACTATTCGGGCGCCATGCAGGACCCGTTCGTCATCCGCCTTCGCTGA